The Entelurus aequoreus isolate RoL-2023_Sb linkage group LG03, RoL_Eaeq_v1.1, whole genome shotgun sequence genome contains the following window.
tataataatttcatttaacctaacttaacttcataaaaagcagattgcttttgatggttttattttgaacactgtcttacacaacacttcctgatgtataatacaatgcaaaaatgtcaatttctgtcactttatcctgcatcctctttaaaagtccaacatttttccccatcagatttggacaaccatctgttgtcacctgccagcttgtcccatttcagtcctaacatgccCAAACACGCATTTGCCTATGTGAacaacctgtggttgtctctttaattgactgcatggctgccagctccttcgtgatttgaaagtctgcagttatcccacgtaagaagacgagcagctgggcggtgtcacgtacatcgcagctctcatccaaagccagcgaaaaacagtcaaagtcggccgttctgttcttcagctgaagctccaattttccagcgatggtctcaacccgccttgttacagtgcgtcgggagagtgacacgttctcaaatgcgcccctcttctccgggcatatcaacgcaacagagtccaataagcactccttaataatgCGCAGGTCTGggttaggccaatactaaaatagaaatcaatgaACTTCTCccacagatgatgggtaggctcctccatcgctttgtctgtttcacttccggttcaccaacGCTGTGTctgttctacttccggttcactgaaataggaaaaaaaccttttgcgagatctcgcaaaaagtacaaaagtaaaacatttttcccCCTCCATGTCCCTTGAGGGGCTTCGTAAATGCACCCCTCAAGAATTTGACCAAAATGTCAACTGCTGTCTTGGAATGCTACACCTTAGCATGCCGTATTTAGGTCGCACCCacctacattttagaagaaaaaaatatttttacatgaattagccgcaccggactataatctGCAGATATATATCGGTATGAaaggttttgtgtttatttacaaacctttatctgtcacacagcagtaaaacggctgatcaagcaaaacagaagtcatggtcatggacccactagctgcgcaagctagctctacaatcagctaaacagactcaataactccgcgCTGACATTTTGCTGATTTTACAAAACtgacacaatacaaaaagaatgcatttgtaagttaacaatactaacacagagACTCGTAAACGTGTAAGCATATTCGcgaatgctaacgatgctaacttGATTACAATAcaatagcgcgtacaaatatgcatgaaaacacacatGGGGGCGATGTAGTAAGTATgaatcgttttagttatattgtaaaacatgaATGAAGAGTCCTTTCGAGCAGAACCGCTATGGACGGATATTTTCCgagttcaaggcacaaaacaggaagtacattgtcaatccgcagcacctgcagtgagcgaactcgtactGTTGGTGTAACATGAAAACTATTTGAATACAAAACATCATGGCCGCTAgctaagaaaaatccataaattagccgcaccgttttataagccgcagggttcaaagtgttggAGAAaagtagtccaaaaaatatggttatatacacattatatatatatatatatatatatatatatatatatatatatatatatatatatatatatatatatatatatatatatatatacacattgtatctatatatatatatatatatatatatatatatatatatatatacacattgtatctatatatatatatatatatatatatatatatatatatatatatatatatatatatatatatatatacacattgtatctatatatatatatatatatatatatatatatatatatatatatatatatatatatatatatatatatatatatatatatatatatatatatatatagatagatagatagatagatataatgtgtatataaccatattttttggactacttTTCTccaacactttgaaccctgcggcttataaaacggtgtggctaatttatatatatatatatatatatatatatatatatatatatatatacacacaaatatatatatatatatatatatatatatatatatatatatatatatatatatatatatatatatatatatatatatacacacacacacacaattttttatatatatatatatatatatatatatatatatacatacatacacagaattttatatacatatatatatatatatatatatacagaattataaatgtatatacatatatatataaacatatatatatatatacagatttatctatacacaattatatatatatattgaaaatatatatatatatatatgctgtatatatatatatatacatacatatatacacacacataattatatatatataattgtgtatatatatacaattatgtatatatatacataattatatatatatatataaatatatatatatatatacatacacacaattatatatatatatatatatacacacacaattatatatatatacatatatacagaattattcatatatatacatatatatatatataaatatatatacagaattatctatacacaattatacatataatatatatatatataatatataaaatatatacatatatatatatacacataaaatatatacacacatatacatatatatatatacatatatatatgtatatatatatatacagtatatatatatatattttttcaatatatatatatataattgtgtatagataaatctgtatatatatatatatatatatatatatatatatatatatatatatatatatatatatatatatatatatatacatatatatataattatatatactttatatatatgcaCGTGCGCGCACACAGTGTCTTCCAAGTGTGCAGTttgactaaaatagggacttttgtcaaggccagAAGCAATTATTcttgttgacattgtttcttatagaCTTCACGATACCAACCTGAATTATCTTCAAGTAAGGAAGTACATTTGATTCATAAAGCGCTTTTCCCTGATAAaaccacaaagcgctgtacaaaacataggtgaacgGGCAACGTCATAAAAAGGataacaagtagggatgtccgataaatgcgttaaaatgtaatatcggaaattatcggtatcgttttttttattatctgtatcgttgtttgtttgttttttttaaattaaatcaacataaaaaacacaagatacacttacaattagtgcaccaacccaaaaaacctccctccccccatttctttctgttattaatattctgcttcctacattatatatcaatatatatcaatacagtctgcaagggatacagtccgtaagcacacatgattgtgcgtgctgctgctccactaatagtactaacctttaacacttcattttactcattttcattcattactagtttctatgtaactgtttttatatcgttttactttcttttttattcaagaaaatgtttttaatttagttatcttatttttttttttttttttttttaaaaggaccttatcttcaccatacctggttgtccaaattaggcataataatgtgttaattccacgactgcatatatcggtatcggttgatatcggtattggtaattaaagagttggacaatatcggaatatcggcaaaaagccattatcggacatccctaataagaaGTGGAGTaaaaaatgacagtttaaaagGTTCATTAAGTAAAATCTttactaaaaacaaatgtttcttaaaagtgtcaacaaagAAGTTGACAAATGCAGCTTCCACTACTGCAACTTTCATCCACTTGCTTACATTTGATGTTCTATAACTGCTGACATATTGAATACGTTGAGCGGATGCttggatgaaatacattcatcTTCATCGGCAGCAGCACTCAAACATCATTAGCAAGACTTTCAGAACTTTCAAAAAGTTTTTAACGGTTCATCAACTGATAAGTTTTCAAGCTAAACAGGTTTAGTCCACAACTAAAAGTTTTCAGTCTCATCGCTTAAAAAGGCTTACGATGTCGGCCATCTGGTTGACCTCCACGTCCGCAGTCATCCAGTGGTCGGACTCGTCCTCGTGATCGGCAACTGCTTCCGAATCCAGCAGTGGCTGACGGTGCTTACGGTCATCGGGTGGGTTCCTCCCGTGGTGCGTCCGGGTCTTTCCCCAAGGTGGCGACGCCAGCTTGTACATGACTGGGAAAATAAGGGACTTGATGAAGGCCGTGACGAAGGAGATGTACATCAGCATGGGGTGGCCTGCAACTTTCCCAAAGAGAAACCCAACAAGAGCCGGCTGCACCATCTCACCCAGAGCTGCGCCCACCATCAAAGTGGCGGCGGAGCGACCCGTCACCGTGGTGTACTGCTCCAACCAGGAAATGGCGCTCGGGAATATGGAGGACATGAACGCCCCGTACAGACCCGTGCACACCCACAGTGCCACCGTGTCCTTGCTAAAGAGGCAGAGGAACAAGGAGGACAAGGTGGTGCCCACCAAGCTGATGAAGACGGCGGTGCCCGGATACATGCAGGACACCAGGAAGATGGAAAAGCCCTGGCAGAGAGCAAACATGGCCCAGAACAAAGAGTTCAGCCCAGTGGCGTGCGACTGATCCATGCGAGCGTACTTCTTGGCGAAGGGGAAGATGAAGGAGGCAAAGGTTATCTCAGCGCCCGCACTGgcaaagcagaagaagaagagcagGACAATGAGAGCCGTGTGATGTCTCGCCAGTTTCGGCTTCTCCCGCTGGCGGGGTTTGCCCGGCGACACCTCGCTGAGGAAGTACAGCGAGAAGAAGAGGACGCCGTTGACAAGATTGAACAAGCCGATCAGGACGTAAGCCCACGTGGACTTGAAGCCGCAACTCCTGTGGTGGTTGGCGGAGTCTGGGATGTCTCTGCCGGACGCGTTGGTCAGCGCCATCCCAGTCTGGCAGCCAGTGAGCGTACTGGGACCGGAGCGCAGCTGGGCGATGATGGGCGACACGAAGGAGCCCACCGCAAAGCCAAGCTGCTGAGCCTGAATGTGAGGCTGAGCCCGCCGGCCCCAAGTGTTCAGTGAGACCACAAGTCCACCTGCCGGACACCACAAAGTCTTCATTACACACATCAAGTGGTGTCCGCCTCAACATGGGAAAGGAATTTTTAATGAAATGTCTTTTGTATGTCATGAATGTTAGAATATTGATGtgtaagtaggggtgtaacggtacgtgtatttgtattgaaccgtttcggtacgggggttccggttcagtacggaggtgtaccgaatgagtttccacacggacatattaagtaggttgtgtaaacaatgcacacacacggcatgctagcaaggaccgggctaggacaacatgtaaaagccagagctggaagaccctcgtgcctcgttaaaggcctactgaaatgaattttttaaaatttaaacggggatagcagatccattctatgtgtcatacttttttttgttctgtttttttgaataaataaatacaatcatgaatgcttacggactgtatccctgcagactatattgatctatattgatatataatgtatatattgtgtttttttatgttgatttaataaaaaaataaaaatatttattttttatttcttgtgcggctcggtaccaatcggtccggtgatCTAGATAGTTACTATTGTAATATAATtatttactatggtaatctaattggttactatggtcatctaattagttactatggtcatctaattagttactatggtcatctaagtagttactatggtcatctaatgagttactatggtcatctaattagttactatggtcctctaattagttactatggtcctctaattagttactatggtcatctaattagttactatggtcatctaagtagttactatggtcatctaattagttactatggtcctctaattagttactatggtcatctaattagttactatggtcatctaagtagttactatggtcatctaattagttactatggtcatctacgtcgcagcagctcagacgaggcaccaagcagtgtgggcggggagcgtttccaccaAGAACtttactacttgtattagtaggttgcacagtacagtacatatttattagtagattgcacagtacagtacatatttattagtagattgcacagtacatatttattagtagattgcacagtacatatttattagtagattgcac
Protein-coding sequences here:
- the LOC133645888 gene encoding sodium-dependent glucose transporter 1-like isoform X2, translating into MTSAMSSSATAKKKQVRFASVMEEDEDTLFEQDTHTHTDTHTDTHPAMAASARLKAAKRRLKAAKRSLEPGQEVRVRGGRRGGHVWMVSMTLCASFLGLGMGISVVGPTFEDLAFNVKKNIANISYIFVGRSAGYIGGSVLGGILFDCINPNLLLGISMLFTACGMCAIPFCKHALLLTAFMSTIGISMGILDTGGLVVSLNTWGRRAQPHIQAQQLGFAVGSFVSPIIAQLRSGPSTLTGCQTGMALTNASGRDIPDSANHHRSCGFKSTWAYVLIGLFNLVNGVLFFSLYFLSEVSPGKPRQREKPKLARHHTALIVLLFFFCFASAGAEITFASFIFPFAKKYARMDQSHATGLNSLFWAMFALCQGFSIFLVSCMYPGTAVFISLVGTTLSSLFLCLFSKDTVALWVCTGLYGAFMSSIFPSAISWLEQYTTVTGRSAATLMVGAALGEMVQPALVGFLFGKVAGHPMLMYISFVTAFIKSLIFPVMYKLASPPWGKTRTHHGRNPPDDRKHRQPLLDSEAVADHEDESDHWMTADVEVNQMADIVSLFKR